The Setaria viridis chromosome 2, Setaria_viridis_v4.0, whole genome shotgun sequence DNA window GCTGATGATCATCTCATCTCCAGAAACCTCCTGCAAAGTGCAAACCCCCTACAGGCTACAGACTCCTCGTCCATTTTCGCGTGCTTTCGATGCTCTCAACTCCTCTTCTACATACAACATGTTCTCACCACCAGACACAAAAAAACATAGCTCGTGTGCTTTCGATGCACAACTCCTCGTCCATTTTCGTTACTCCTGTTACAGTAGTAAGCTGCGTGCAGTAGTCATGTTTTGCTACGCGACGTAGTTGGCCTTCTCCTCCCGCATGGCATCGGCGAGCTCGGACCACCTGGTGCGGACGGTGATGACCAGCAGGGCGCATGCCTGGCACGTGAGGCCGCAGATGAGCCCCGCCCAGAGTCCCCTGGCGCGGAGGTCCAGCTTGAAGGCGAAGAGCAGGGCCAGCGGCATGCCCACGAAGTAGAACGCCACCAGGTTGGTGACCGCCGCCAGGTGCTGCCAGCCGCATCCCCTGGCCACCCCCGACAGCACCCCCTGCGCCGAGTCCAGCACGATGGACACCATCATCAGCGGCGTGATCGCCGCGAACTCCGACGCGATGGTGGCGCTCCCGCTGAAGAGCCCCGCCCACAGGGTGTGGCCCGACGCCAGGAGCAGCACGAAGGAGAGGGCCAGGAACACCGAGAGCTTCAGCGTCACCGACACCGCGTTCTTGGCACGATCCACGTTCCCCGCGCCGATCTCGTTCGACACCCGCGTGCTGCCAAGGATTCAAGAAGCGATACCATGATCAAATCGCGCTGCACGGCGTTCCGTCAGGAGAAACTGGACATCGCAAGCTAGTGACCCACGTACCTCACGGCGGCGCTGAACCCGAACGTGATCATGTACGCGATCGCCTCCGTGCTAGAGCTGCACACACATTTCGTCGACAAAGGTGGTCATCAGTTTGTTTCAAGATGAACCGTGGCACGCATGCATCTGAACCTGATCGATCGAGACGAGACGTACCACATGGCGATCAGCGATGTGCTCACGGTGGAATTTGGGAGCAGGCCGGCGATCAGGACCAGGAGCTCGAACGCCCAGTACTCCAAGCTGCAGTCAAAATGAGGCACAGCCACATGAGCCAGAGAAGGAGAAAGCGCGTAGTAGTCTTCGCATAGTGGTATACTGGTATACACAGCAGAATGAGACACTACACTACTCACCAGACCATGACGGCTGAGGGCGTGGCGAGCTTGACGGTGGGGAGCACGTACTTGAATGCGTCTGCGGAGAACCCCTTCCACGTCTCGCTGAACGCCCTGGAGCGCGTCACGTACGCGAGCAgcatgaggcaggagacccagAAGGAGGCggacacggcggcggaggccccCGCGAGGCCCAGCCCGAGCACGTTCACCAGGAGGTGCACCAGCGCGACGTGGATCGCGAAGGGGGCCACGGAGCACACCACGAGGGGCGCCACCACGGACTGCGCCTGCAGGTAGCGGAGCAGGCACTGCaggaaggagaaggcgaagAGGCCCGGGATCTGGCACCGGACGAaggacgccgcggcgcgggACACCTCGGGGTCCTgccggaggagcagcagcaggggctCCGTGAACCACCACAGCGACGAGACGAGCACGGAGACGACACCCGACATGATGAGCGACGACTGCAGGTACAGGCCCAGCATCCGGTACAGGCGCGCGCCGTACGCCTGCCCGCACAGCGTCTCCAGGGCGCCGCTCAGCCCCGTCTGCAGGAAAAACACACAGCCATTAGGAGGtcatcattttttattttttattttacctaCTGCCCACAAGATAATCCAGTAACTATGGTCGTTATTACTGGTCGATGCTCATATTTTAACCCCAGCCAAACTGTTCTGCAATTGCGCTAGGTAGAAGCATTGATATGATATGACACTGCGACTTCATGAGCCGAGCGTGCTGATGATTGAATTGATCAGAGAACAGTTCAACCAttgattattttttctttggaaACATCCAGCGGCCGTTAGCATATACTCACTCGCCCATTTCAGCTTATAATAAGCCGCCGTGACTCGTCAGCGTTTGCACGACCACGTAAATAAAACGGAGTAACGGTCTCCGTGAGCTGCCGTCACCAGAAACTTGACCGCGACCCCCAAGCAAAGCAACGTCTGAAAAATCGTGCATATCGCGCCCAGACCCGGAAAACATGCACGCGTTTGACCGCTGCTGGTTTCAGGAACCATAGAAAAGGGGACAAGATCAGAGCCGCCATGTCGTCATGATTCATGCTTTATCTTATTTTTTGCAGCTCAGTGAAGAAAAAACAAGGTTCAATGCATGCTAGCTTCAAGCTTTTTGTACCTAGCGTGCAATGCAATGATAATATAATGCAGTCGGAGTCGTCGGCGTCGCAGACTGTCGATCGAGTTTGAATCGATCAACCGGTTGCGGGTTTTCCATCCTCCTACCGCGATTTTCTACGAGCGGACACTTGCCTCCCAAAGGTCCACGCACGCGCGAATGCTTGAAGGGGCTAGCATCGCGTCGCATCGCAGGCACGCACGGTCAATCGAGATCCGACTACTGAGAAATAGACAGGTAGTCGGCTAGTCGCGCGCATGTGGCACATTCCGGTACTCATCATGCCCGTCGGCCTCCATGTACTACACTGATTGATCATCTGCGGGTACTACGTACAACGCTGCAGCTAGCTACTGTTCTAGACTTCTAGTAGGTACGTACGGCCAGTTGATGCCTAGCTAGGACCGATGACACTCGTTGTTTTCTTGAGGAGTACTGCAGTAGTTAAGTCCAGCCAGGACACGTACATCAGTGCTGAAAGTTACGGTAGACGGTAGTACTGTACAGTATACACGCTCCTGAGTCTGGGGACAGCACACAACGTGTGCTGTACATGCAGGACTCTCTAGCTTTACCGTGTGAGACAGGAGAGTGATGACGAGTCCTGAGGCAGGTGTGCATGCAGGACTCTCTAGCTTTATCGTGTGAGACAGGGAGAGTGATGATGAGTCCTGAGGCAGGTGGGTGAGCTAGAGACCTGACCCGTTCAAGCACCGTAGCCAAAGGTCACTTCTCCAGACTCGACACTTGTCCGAGTTTCTGGGCTCTCTGACCTGACCAGCTTAATTCACTACAGACGAGTTTTACCCACCCCATCAATTATAGAATGGTTTTCCGAGATCTGACGCACGCATGTCCGAACGACGACGACTTCGAACTATCGACCGTGATGATCACTCCACCGAGGCGACCGCCgcctcgatcgcttcctccgacCCAACGGACGCAAACGGGCGGCCGGGAAAGGAAGGAAGCCAGGAAGGGCGGTGAGACCACTTGCTGCGCTGCGCGGCCATCGAAGCGGCGTGCGACGGCGGCGCACGCACCTCGGGTTTGTTTTCTCTGGTTGGCAGCGACCGCGCGCGGGCCTCCGCGGGCGATTCGCTCGTTCAGGGCTTCAGGCTCAACCCGCGGCTGAGAAATAAAGCCACGGGGAAGGGGCAGGGGCTACAGCCTGCAGCATTGGCGTGGCGCGGGCACGGGCAATTGTGACCGCGAATCGGCCCGGCGCTCGGCCTGGCACGCGTCATCTATTTCAGGTGGATGGGATGAGATGGGGAGATGGCCACCAATAACAACAAACGAAATCAATGGCGTGACGCGCTGCGCGCGGGGGCCTCTGCCTGGGGCCTGGGCTACCAGCTTCATTTCCCAACCGCTCCGTTGTCCTGTCTCTGAACATTACTATACGTAGTAGTACTTTTGAATACCGGTGCAGCGGTGCTATACAACCTGTACCTGGAGGTAGAGTACGTACTTGCTGCCTTCGGAATGTTCCAGCTGTCAGTCGTCCTGGTAAAGTGTGCATACAATTGCCCGCACCCCAAAATGTCAACAAGGTACCGAGCGCGGGCGTTGAACATAGCGGTGGAGATCTATACTCGCATCGCGCGCCGGGATCGGGCATGATGCTGCTGCCGTTTACTTCTGACTACCGAGATGACAAGCCCATGACGAGCACGTCGTAGTATAGTATAATCAAACAAGGCAGCATGATTAAAGCAAACCAAAGCTCCGAGCGGTTGATGCTAATGATAAGTAACACGCTGCTTTTGACGCGATAGATCGATCAGTTACGCCGCGGGCTACGCTGTGATCACTACCATGATGCGTCTTAGCGTGTGCGCAAGAGCGAGGCGAAGAAGAACAGGTCCGGCCGCCGCAGGCGGGTTGTTCATGCGCTGTGTGTGTGCCGTCGGCGGCCGAAGCATCATCTATCACGCACACCACATGCGGCCGGCCGGGTGGAAACGGCCGGGTCGGAGTAATAACTAGCATATGCATGCTGGGATGGGATGATGCGGGGGAGAGAGACGGCCGCGTATACGTACCACGAAGGCGTAGCCGGTGACGGTGGCCCAGGAGTTGCCGAGCGTGGCACCGGCGAGCTGGACGTCGCCGAGGTGACCCGAGAACATCACCGACACCAGCGGGATGCCGTAGAAGGCCATGCTCGTCAGCACCATCGGCACCGCGAACCGCAGCTGcgcgctcgcctccgccgtgTCCACCACGCGCCCCAGCCACGACGACGCCGCCCGCGCGGCgtcgggctcgccgccgccctcgcccttGGCGCCGCCGAGCAGCGGGGCCGAagacatgctgctgctgctgctgctgccgtcgtcgtcggacgGCGGCCCGGCCGGCTGCGGAGTGCTGCTGGCTCTCGCGGCGAACAGCAACGACGACGGATGGCcggctcgcctcctcctccccgccgccgctgttgCTGCTGATGCTGGCCGGTGAGGGGTCAGGAAGCGTGGCGCGGTGGCGTTTATATGGTGCGCGCGGGCTCGATCTCGGTGTGAAGCAGCCGCGCCCCCTCTTTGCCTGAGGCGACCGCGGGGGGCGGTGTGGAAATGGGACTCAGTTGTGAGCATGGCGTGGACTAAACGGCGGAGATAAATGAACACCCTTCTATGCGTGTGCGCGCGAGCATGGCGTGGACGAAACGGtgcgcccccctccccccccccccccccccccccccccccccccttctttTGTTGGTACCtcgaattatttattatttcagATTTGGTCCAACATCctgaatttatttattatttcaaTTGGTCCAACATCCTGATCTCATATTCCTATGCTTATTTCAAATCAGGATCATTCCCATGCTTAATTTTGATTGCTGCACGTCTTGCTCAAGTTCCATCATCTTCCCCTCCAGGGAAAAGACACTTCATGTCCTCTGTTAGAGGTAGTGGATGATGCGTTCTGGCTTGTGATGAGGAAACTTGCACGTGTCTATGATGATACCGATCGATCTGAGCCACACAAACAACGTGCGTTATTTGGTGTTGGTAGTTGCAAGTGTTCATCGTCCCACTTTATTTCCATTTTTAGGAACGATATATATGTCAACAACTCCGGTGAGAACATATACTAGTACCTTGCAATTTTATTTGTTCTGTTTAAGCATAATATGGTTACCTCCACCTAACAATAATCTATACCGGTCAAATCAACTTCTCCGTTTTTATATTATTATTCCAAAGTGTATCAAAAGTTTCACCGATGAGTTAATTTCGTCAAAAACAAATGGAAACAACAGAAAGTGCCAAGAAAACACAAACGTTATATTCATCATTATTGATATCACATATGTAGCCACTGCAAATCTGCAATTATGTCAAACAACTCTGACGAACTTTTAAGGAGTCCTATCATCTGTCACAGTGTGCAACTTGTACATTTAAACTTGTTTGGTGGCAAGTGCAGCATTATTTTTTTCAGTTAGCTAAGAAAGATTTGCAATACAAAAGGTTCTCATTGGAGATTGATAGAATGTATTCACTGGCAACTCGAATGTATTCACCGGCAACTCAGTGGCCAATTTGAATCGCGCCACCACCGACCACCCCAAATTAAAACCTAACTCTCTGGTCGTTGACGTGCGTTGTCATCCGCTCCAATGGTTGCGCATGCACAGGTGCACTGCTTGGCTCAGTCAGGTCGTTTGGTGGCATGTGCTTCATGCTCGATTGTTGGCAACTCTTGTCGCGCAAATTAATTAAGGGCATTGGGATCACGGCCGAAAAACCTTATGCTTAGGTTGTGGCAACAATTGTGACGctcttgttggaggtattgttGCGGTGACCTCTTAACCTGGTCGTTGGGTGAAAACATAGTTCTTGAAATGCTAACAAGTTCTAAAAAATtctaaggctaatcccagtgggggtTTCATaaaggtttcatgcacattaaatatagtgacacatcagcatatgtgatgacatggcatgatagttatgaagtgagagagggaaggagtttcatcaggatgaaactgcgtatacactgtttccaagactatgaaacttgcattgggggttatagagtttcatttcatctaaccatatccaatcacatgcctcacaattaaatgtcatggtcatcctatgaaatcgtgaaatgaaactatgcactgagactctctgtttcattcatgagaatacacctcatgggatgatgtggcattcTTGGAAACATTGCGATGAAACCTTGCACTAGGACTAGCCTAATTAGGCTAGTTTCAATGTGACGAGTTTCATAAGCATTAAATTTATTGCCACATCAGTAAAATTGCTAACTTGGTAAGATCATTATGAGAGGaagtttcatcagatgagagAGTAATTTCATCCCCACAGCACTTAGCTGGCATAGTTACCAAGTTACCAATCTTAatgcactgagactggccttacAATGGCACACCTCTTGAAACGAGACAATGATATAATGCAACAGCGGCATGTAGTATGTGGGCAGGTGGTTAGATTGTTGCGGCACATTTTTTAATCAATGGTGAGATGGATCACGAGTAGGTAAAAAGTATATGGATAGGTAGAGTTGTATGAATAAAATATAGGTGGATGTGATATGAAGAACGAGATATTGTTAGTCTGTTGGAACGCACGGAAATATAGAACAGATAGCCAAATGGAAAATATAAGAAAATGGAATTCGGCTAGCCTGCAAGCAGGCCATATGTGTTCTACCCATAGATTATGTTTAGGAAGAACGTGTGCTAAATTACTAAAATTA harbors:
- the LOC117841974 gene encoding protein DETOXIFICATION 19; translation: MLTTESHFHTAPRGRLRQRGGAAASHRDRARAHHINATAPRFLTPHRPASAATAAAGRRRRAGHPSSLLFAARASSTPQPAGPPSDDDGSSSSSSMSSAPLLGGAKGEGGGEPDAARAASSWLGRVVDTAEASAQLRFAVPMVLTSMAFYGIPLVSVMFSGHLGDVQLAGATLGNSWATVTGYAFVTGLSGALETLCGQAYGARLYRMLGLYLQSSLIMSGVVSVLVSSLWWFTEPLLLLLRQDPEVSRAAASFVRCQIPGLFAFSFLQCLLRYLQAQSVVAPLVVCSVAPFAIHVALVHLLVNVLGLGLAGASAAVSASFWVSCLMLLAYVTRSRAFSETWKGFSADAFKYVLPTVKLATPSAVMVCLEYWAFELLVLIAGLLPNSTVSTSLIAMCSSTEAIAYMITFGFSAAVSTRVSNEIGAGNVDRAKNAVSVTLKLSVFLALSFVLLLASGHTLWAGLFSGSATIASEFAAITPLMMVSIVLDSAQGVLSGVARGCGWQHLAAVTNLVAFYFVGMPLALLFAFKLDLRARGLWAGLICGLTCQACALLVITVRTRWSELADAMREEKANYVA